GAAACCagtgtaatatatatatttttttttaaaatgagcaAAAAGATGATCCCTTTTTGTATTTTGCATTGTTTAGTTACTTTTCAATTCGTTGAACATGGgtcagaaaattaaatttttaagattttttttttttttcctggatttATTGAGGGCATTTTTGAGAAAATGCTTAGAATTATCATtgattgtcttatttttttggttttattcaatttgagaaaTTGTTGATTATACGTGTATTGAGAATTAAAAGGCGCGTCTGCTCATTCTAGTGTAGTTATGGCTTATGTGGATGATGATGGTTCGTCGGGCTCTGGAGATGATGTCAACATGCTGGATGGACACAACAAGCGTCAATCTGTGACGCCAGGAGGTTCTGGTCGTGGGAAGAGGAGTCGTAAGGCTACTGGTGATGCCATTGTGGATGCTATGCTGGAAATTGCTGCTGCTTCTAAAATGAGGGCAGCTGCTATTATGAAGAATGAGGATCGGTTTTCTATAAGTAAATGCATCAAAGTATTGGATGAGATGCAAGGTGTTGATCAACGGATTTACTTTCTTGCCTTGGATTTATTTGAGAACCCCAATGCCAGGGAGATATTTATCTCACTAAAGAGTGAGAAAAGGTTGCCATGGTTGCAGGGAAAATGTAATGCTACCCCTAGCTGAATTAGTTTCGATTGACTCTTTTAGTAGTGTATTTTTCTTAGTCACTAATAATGGTTATGCTGTGTATGTAGAAAGTACTCAAGAAACCTCATGCAGCTGTAACTAGTTTGACTTCATGATTAATGGCTGTTTTGCAAGTTTAATGATCTTAAATGATAGAGAGCACTGTGACTTTCCATTGTTTGGTTATGAGCGTAACAGGGTTATTCAAGAAGATTTCAGTGAAAGCATAAGCCGGCATTTCAATAATGTGTTGAAGGAATCATGTCACTTTCACGTG
The DNA window shown above is from Populus trichocarpa isolate Nisqually-1 chromosome 4, P.trichocarpa_v4.1, whole genome shotgun sequence and carries:
- the LOC18110342 gene encoding uncharacterized protein LOC18110342 isoform X2; this translates as MAYVDDDGSSGSGDDVNMLDGHNKRQSVTPGGSGRGKRSRKATGDAIVDAMLEIAAASKMRAAAIMKNEDRFSISKCIKVLDEMQGVDQRIYFLALDLFENPNAREIFISLKSEKRLPWLQGKCNATPS